The Prunus dulcis chromosome 3, ALMONDv2, whole genome shotgun sequence genome segment ACGTTGAAAACTTGTAGAGCTAAAACATTCGATAACTCcaacaaaattaaagaaaacatgcTAAATAATCCATGTAATTAGAAATGTCTTTTTCATTCCAACTCATGTATACACATGCGGGCACTACGAAAATGTGTTTTAAAAATCAATGTTTCTAAGTGAGTGTATCCGATGAAATTTTGCAATATCCCTTATCCAGGTAATGACGCCACGTGTACAATCTTTGTTGGGCAGTCAGATCCTAACCTAATCTGAAACCTGGGACAGCTCCAATATCCACCAGGAGTTCAATGCCACAGTGCCCACAAGTTTTGGTGGCCCCTGGCCCATGTATTTTGTCTTTGTATATTACTTGTGCTAGTTCATAGCCTTTGAGACTGAGCAAATATTTGATTTGTAaagggggggagagagagagagagagcaagagaggaaaagaaaagagaaaaatggcCACACAAGCTCTGGTATCATCTTCATCCTTAACAGCCTCAAAGGAGGCTGCAAGGCATTTACTAGGAGGAAAGGCAGTCCAATCTCCATTTGGGTCAAGAAAATCTGCTTCCTTTGTAGTCAGGGCAGCCTCTACACCCCCTGTCAAGGTATGTAATATTGTAGCAAATTGATGGTTACTTGGTGAAACTCAATCAATCTTACAAGTCTTAACATTCTCTGTTTAtactttgcattttgatttcagcaAGGGGCAGACAGACAATTGTGGTTTGCATCCAAGCAGAGCCTTACTTACTTGGATGGCAGGTAATACTTTGTGCATGCCctcttatatatattctcaattatgaaattatttttgaacCCAACACTTTCACGCGGTATTAGTGATTCATTCATGTTATTAATATATAtcataaaatatgaattttcgtacattcatattataacacggGTAACATGTAGTTTGGATAGTAACAACTGAACAATCAAATTGTTGTCGAATCTTGGTACATACAATATAATTATTGGGAAACTTTTCCTAGATAATATATGTGTACTTAAAACATTTGGGCGCATCACTTAAATGAGTACTTTAATTTGGAAAATGGTTGAATTTGTCTTTTTGCAGCCTTCCTGGTGACTTTGGATTTGATCCACTGGGGCTGTCTGACCCGGAAGGCACAGGAGGGTTCATTGAGCCGAGATGGCTAGCGTATGGAGAGGTCATCAATGGACGTTATGCCATGCTGGGTGCAGTTGGTGCCATAGCACCAGAGATTCTTGGAAAGCTTGGCCTAATCCCATCAGAGACAGCCCTCCCCTGGTTCCAAACAGGGGTGATCCCCCCAGCTGGGACCTACAACTACTGGGCTGACCCCTATACACTCTTTGTCTTTGAGCTAGCCCTCATGGGCTTTGCAGAGCACAGGAGGTTACAGGACTGGTACAATCCAGGGTCCATGGGCAAGCAGTACTTTTTGGGCTTGGAGAAGTACTTGGGTGGCTCAGGGGACCCAGCTTACCCGGGTGGGCCCCTCTTCAACCCTCTGGGATTTGGCAAAGATGAGAAGTCTTTGAAGGACTTGAAGCTCAAGGAGGTGAAGAATGGGAGGCTGGCTATGTTGGCAATTTTGGGTTACTTCATACAAGGCCTTGTGACTGGTGTGGGGCCCTTCCAGAACCTTCTGGATCATTTGGCTGACCCTGTGAACAACAACGTCTTGACCAGCCTCAAGTTCCATTGACAGAGATTTGTACAATATATCTTGGTTGCTTTGCTTGGAATATGATGACCCTTTgggtctctctctcctctctcttcttcctatCTCATTGTAAGATTATGTGAGAACAATTTGTTGTTATTATCTGTCTGTGACTCTCTGTAAGAAATGACATGTTAAAAGAGCTATTTAGAACCCTAATTGATGCTACATGTTCAGCTTTAGATTTCATAGTTAGCAAACATATGGTGCATGGATTTGTTACTAGTTAATGCCTTCTTTTGAATacgatagtttaaattataagggaATGGtaatttctcacacacacacacaccataTCAAGGTGCTATGGAAATTCGAACACAAGACTAGTAGTCTAAATAATTAGTTAATTcccttctttatttttggaattttaaaagtttAGGGGGAGATTGACTACTCTCACCACCAACGCCAAGACAAACCCACAACCTCTAGCTGAAAGATGGTATATATGATAACTGAAACATGAAAACACGGTTggtataaataaaacataactgGCATTATGAATTGGAAGTAAAATTAGAAAGCACATAATctcattaccaaaaaaaaaaaagaaaaaaaggaaaagtagATTCATATTATACATTCTTACCAAGTATGGTAATTGCAAACCAAAGATTTGTACATGATACAATATTGTTAATCacatttttcacaaaaatgaCATTCATGTCAGACTGATGTATGCAAATGGGGTCTCTTTTACTTATTTCCATACCATAAATCTTTATTTTCTAATGGCTTCTTGATGACATGTTCATTACCAAGATTACTTTATAAGCATGTAATTATGACaaaaattaagtttcatataacaaaatatttctAACCACTATAATCATGATAACAATGCACTTATTTTACCATAAAGCATTATAAAGTCGTCTCAGATCTCAATCAGTCAAGctcattaaaaataaataaaataaataaataaaataaataaaatgaaaatcacACACCCAGATATTCAAGATCGAATCTAAGTTTTCCtttcttgaccaaaaaaaataaataaataaataaaaaaaataaataaataaatctaagttttcctttaaaaaaaaatccaatgtaACTTTAGTGGGCTGGGGCCCAACCTACTTCACAATACCAATATGAGCGCGTAGAGAATTAAGTTATTCTCATCTCCTTTCGCACCATTTTTCCGAAGAAAGCAGAGTTAGTTCCTTCATGCCTTCTATAATCTGTTTGCTCTAATGGGAGCagcataaaattttaaaagaaggGGACGCTGAGATTTTGAGCTTCGCTCTCACGCACACAGCCTTCAGCATCCCTTCGAAGTTTTGCTCCAGATCTATTACGGTGCGTCTTCAATTTTCTCACATCTTCCATGGCATGTTTGAAATCTATAATTCCAAGTTGTAATATTTGAATTCATGGATCtgcttctgttttttgttttttgtttgtttttaatagtCGGATCTGATTGAGTGAGTATATGCTTGTTTATGCTCTGTTATTAGTGGATCTGATGCGGTTGGAGAGTAGAAATCAAACAATAAACAACTTCATGCTCTAATTTGTTAACCCAAATGGTTATTTTGCTAATCCAGCTCAAAAATTCATTCTTTATTGTTGGCTGATACTGggtttttttgtattttttttgaaacttCGTGTAGATTTATTGTTGAATGCATCTGTAAGACTAGCGTAGATCTACTGCTTACTCCAACCTCTGGTGAGTGCTATTTTTCTCGATTTCGATGGCGATATCGAATCCGAGAGTGACCTATATCAAATGGACTTTGCTTGTTTTGGCTCTATTTGCGCACAGCTGTAATGGGTTTTATCTGCCGGGAAGCTACATGCATACATATTCCAAAGCGCAAGAAATCGTTACCAAAGTTAACTCCTTAACTTCTATAGAGACTGAGCTGCCCTTCAGCTACTACAGTCTCCCTTATTGCAAACCCCCTGAAGGTATCAAGAAAAGCGCTGAGAATCTCGGGGAACTCCTCATGGGAGATGAGATCGAGAATTCCGCTTACCgatttaaaatgaatgtcaATAAAACTCTTTACCTATGTACCACACACCCTTTGACTGAGCACGACGTAAAGCTGCTGAAACAAAGAACCCGTGATCTGTATCAGGTCAACATGATCCTTGATAATTTGCCGGCGATGAGATATGCTTACCAAAATGGGGTTAAGATTCAGTGGACTGGGTTTCCTGTTGGGTACACTCCACCCAACAGTAAAGATGATTACATAATCAATCACCTGAAGTTCAGGGTTTTGATTCACGAGTATGAAGGGAGTGGTGTGCAGATAATTGGGACTGGGGAAGAAGGTCCAGGTGTCATTTCCgaagctgaaaagaaaaaggcatcTGGGTTTGAGATTGTTGGCTTTGAGGTTTACCCGTGTAGCATTAAATACGACCCTGACACCATGAAGAAAAAGTCCATGTACCAAAGTATCCCAGATGTAAATTGCCCCTCAGAGCTTGAAAAGTCTCAAATAATAAGGGAGCAAGAGAGAGTATCATTCACTTATCAGGTTGAGTTTGTGAAAAGTGATATAAGATGGCCATCAAGGTGGGATGCTTATCTGAAGATGGAGGGGGCTCGTGTGCACTGGTTCTCTATCTTGAATTCATTAATGGTGATCTTTTTCCTCGCTGGTATTGTCTTTGTCATATTCCTAAGGACTGTGAGGAGGGATTTAACAAGATATGAAGAACTGGACAAAGAATCTCAAGCTCAGATGAATGAGGAGCTCTCTGGGTGGAAGCTTGTTGTGGGAGATGTGTTCAGAGAACCAGATTCTTCAAAGCTTCTTTGTGTTATGGTTGGAGATGGGGTTCAGATTACAGGGATGGCAGTTGTCACTATCATTTTTGCAGCATTTGGTTTCATGTCGCCAGCTTCACGAGGAATGCTATTGACAGGAATGATCATTCTATATCTTTTCCTTGGGATTATTGCCGGTTATGTTGCTGTCCGTATGTGGAGAACCATAAAGGGAACTTCCGAAGGGTGGAGATCAGTTTCCTGGTTTGTGGCATGCTTCTTTCCTGGAATCGTCTTTCTTATCCTTACGGTACTGAACTTCATTCTATGGGGCAGCAATAGTACTGGTGCTCTTCCCATTTCCTTGTTTTTTGTACTCTTGTCCCTCTGGTTCTGCATTTCAGTGCCTCTCACTCTTCTCGGAGGTTTCTTAGGCACACGAGCTGAGGCAATTCAATATCCTGTGAGAACCAACCAGATTCCAAGGGAAATTCCTGCGCGCAAATATCCATCATGGCTTCTTGTTCTTGGCTCTGGGACACTTCCATTTGGAACCCTCTTCATCGAACTTTTCTTCATCCTTTCTAGCATCTGGCTTGGGAGGTTCTATTATGTCTTTGGTTTCCTGCTTATAGTGCTTCTGTTGTTGGTTATTGTTTGTGCTGAAGTTTCAGTGGTTCTCACCTACATGCATCTTTGTGTGGAGGattggaggtggtggtggaagGCTTTCTTTGCTTCAGGTTCTGTTTCCCTTTATGTGTTCCTGTACTCCATCAATTACTTGGTATTTGACCTGCAGAGTTTGAGTGGGCCTGTGTCGGCTATCCTTTACCTTGGTTATTCATTGATCATGGCAACTGCAATCATGTTGTCAACTGGCACAATTGGCTTTCTCATGTCTTTCTACTTTGTTCATTACCTCTTCTCATCTGTAAAGATCGATTAAAAGTGTTGGCTGGAATTCTTCATCAAACAGTTGGGAAATGAGTCTGCAATGAAGGAAGAAGTATTTTTGGTTATTCATTTTAGTCTTTACTTGGTTGCATTGAAAGCTGATTGTATTGCAGCATCTCAAGAGGCTCTCTGATTATATGGCAAGAAGACCTATTTCTGTTTGCTGCCTTGCTTGTGATATGATCAGCGGCAGATTCTCCTTTCACCCCACACATATCCGATTTGGTTTCTTACCGCTTCACTAGTGTTGCGCTTTACTTTAGTTTAATCACATTCTACTAGAAAGTTGTAATTCGTGGACCTTCAGTCCTTGTATTATCTTTTATTTCGTATCTGAATAGAAAGGTGAATTGGATAATTCTTTCGAATCCCAACAACCGGTTTGATTTTGTGCtggtaaaattttaaatttgataaaCCTCTTTAATGTTTCCTTGTGGGATTTAATTCAGTtgaacttttgttttgttttagtcGGAGGCTGAATTACAGGCTCCTACGGTCCCACTGTTCATTGGTTAGTGAAGCTTGCCACCTTCAGGAGagatttttggttgtcacCACCTTTATATAATCATGTGTCTATAGCTTTCATCTCCATGGTTGTATACAACTGGTGATAGGGTGGATTTCAACAACGTTAGAGCCAAGAAGTCCATGGTTTGAGGGTGGGCACAATTTCGAGTCAACTTGGTCGAATCGTCCAACCCGGTCATAGTGGGTTGGGTTGGATTAAAATTGAGCGCGTCTTGAattcaaaaaatcataaaccgCTATGTACGGGTTAGAACCAATAATTTGAACCAAAACTTAAAAGTAGGCTTCATTTTGAATTAACTTGATCGAACTGCTAAATCTGATCACAAAAAGTTTGGATTGGGTTGAGTTAGCCTAATAATGAGTTGGTCTTGGATCTAAGAAATCATAAATAGCTATATATCGAGTTGAGTTACGGATTGAGAATAAAACCGACCCAACTTAACTCATGCCCACACCTATGGTTAGGAAAGATTTTTGAGTGTCACCGGTATATATCCATGCCCAAAACTCCATGATTGACTCCATAGTCCATAGTAACAAAGCACCTTGAATACATTCAAGAGTGTGCCATGAGCagtcaaaaaaagaaataaccaCTAGCAACAAGCAGAACTAAGCTGCCAAAGTTTTATaccagaaaaaaaatcttaaattaTGAAACTCCACAAGCAAACAACATAAAGGTGGTTTTGTTCGTTCATCCAGAGTGCCTTAGCACACCATGTTGATGTGGGTTGATGAAATTAAGTTCTATGACTGGAGGTTCCCATTTCAGCAGTATCCAAAACCAAGTAAGCTTCTGCAGGGTCATTATCCAAACTCTGCTCCATTATCTTGTCATCGTCAGCCAGAATTTGGAAATCTTCCACAGATGAATTTTCTGAATTTCCATGTGAGATCAGGTGGCCTTCAGTTTCGTGATAAGCTTCCCTCTGAGCTTCAAACCCACCAAGTTGGTCTTCAAGACTAAGCTGCATGCTGGTTTCCTTAGTTAGGTCATATGCAAGGAATTGATCTTTCTGAGATATTATTGACACCATAGTTCCTAAACCAGCTACATCCTTCCGAAATACGCCTGCAGAGTCTACTGCAACACTTCCAAGAAACTGATCAGCAAGCTTTTTACATGCATTATCTAGTGCataatccatatatcttcgtTGGGCATCCTGACGCAATTTTAATCGCTTCTCAGCCTGCAAAATTATGTAGTGAGGATAAGTTTCATCAGGTACTTTACccctttgtgtttttcttgcaACATGCCATCAAAAAACTAAAGAATAAAGAATAAGGTTCGTATTTATCAGCTTAAGCTCCCAAGTCAATTTCCAAACTTGAAAACTTGCCTCAATTTGCAGACCAAGTTTTTCTTCAACTTCCGCCTGGGTTAGAGCCTTCTTTATTAGTTTAGAAGAATGCCTAAGTATGGAGACACAtcacacacaaacaaaaaatcacaGCCTTTAGCAGATAATGCACTTGAAAATGGAATTGTAATTCTGAAGAAAGACATGTTTAGTGGAGATAAAAGGAGCAGAGCAAATCATACTTTTTCTGGGATAGCAATGAGCACAAGGAAGTGCTACTAACGCTTCTGCCTTCGAAGTCCTGTGAAACTGAGGTCTCTTTCATTTAGTGGTACTAAAAATCTAAAGTCAGCTCAAAAACATGATATTTTATTCACAATTCACAAGTTAGTTTTTCATCACTACATCAGTTGTTTAactactttctctctctctctctctctctcaccctcacctccccctcccccctccccctctctctctcttttatttttgggttttacttTCCTgctcaattttttcttcagttatttacaaaagaacTCGTTTAGAGGTATGTTTTTACATTTGCTTAGTTTTGATCAAGAACTTACAAGTTTCCGGAACCTCCTTCCACTCCTTCACCGAGTACTTTCCAAGTCTGTATTTCTGCAATATGATTACACATCAATGATCAAACACTTAACAACAAGAATTTCTCCTTAAATAACATCAATTAGTGAATGGATCAAACAGACCTGGAGGTGGCTCTTCAAGTGGTAAAGAGTTATTCCCTTGACACCCATTTTCTGCAGAAGCTTTTTCGGAGTTGCCTCTGCAAATGTGACATGTGACATGTTCAGATGACTGAAAACAAGATACTATATAtgtgtatacatatatatacaacaaAGCCAAGGGAGATGGGTTGCTTACTATGGGGGCCACCAAGCTGATTGATAGCATCAACAAAGCAGGCATGAAGGTGAGGAGTCCATCGAAGGCGAGGTTTGAAGTTCGAACTCAGAACCGAAGGCGTTTGAAGATCATGAGAAAggtcctcttcttcttcttcttcttcctcctcctcctcctcttcacCCTCAACAACAACACTGTCATCACTCTGTGTGACAGTGGGAGTTGGGGGTCCTTGAAAATCTTGCTCATCATCaccaaaataatcaaaaccacaaccaaccatcctttctttttcttcttcttcttcctgaGGCTGAAGAGCAGCAGCCCGCAGAAGCTGACTATTATATGTGTGATTTGGAACACcacttcctcctcctccttctcctcctctatGAAACATCTACCTACAAACCCAGATAGAAGAAAAACAGATAAGAAAACTTACAAACACAAAATCCCAACAACCAGATAAAGCCCGAAAAACACAAACTGATGAGGCTGGACtggtttgaactttgaacaGCTAGCTCTTTCTCTGTTATTTCCTTCCACACAACAACCAGGTGAAAAAACCCAGGTTTAGGGCCTTGCAGCACAGAATTGGAGGTCTACACAGATGATCATGATTTACATGAGAAGCAGCACAGCAGAGGCCAATGCCAGCAGGGCTTGCCAGAGATGAGAATAGCAGAGAGGCCTTTGATTTCTACTGCATGAGAGGAGAAACGTGGAAGCCCCTACTTAGTTAGTTTCCTGTAATTAATTGTCTTCACCTTCTTCATTTCTCCTCCCAAGAATTTAATGCCAAACTGTTCTCTGGTTTTCAGGCATGGCTTGCTTTTCAGCTCTCTGTTTGTTTTGCTCATTTAGTGTTGGTTGGTGCACAGCAGTTATTATGATGCActtaatgtttttattttctttctttgctgACAACCTCATTCATTGAGAAGAATTTACATAATTTTCTAGGATACAAGATAAGAGAAACTACAATGGTGGAATGTAAAGGGGGTGTATATAATTTACACCATGGATGTATAAGGGTGTATATATTTCGGAGGTGTAAAAAGATGTAAATGTGGTTTTACACTCTCGAATTTACACATAGAAGAACATGTAAATGTGGCTCCATGGTGCTCTATCCTCAACCCAAATTCCAAACTAATAttccaataataataaaaattccaaTTAGTGAGCAGTATGGTTGCAAATCTCTTGTGGAACAGGCAAAGGGTTGAAAAAGCTCCCATTGCAAATCTCATGTTCTTTCTGGATCCATGTGGGCATAGATAGAGTGAAGGTAAAGGGTCCGGTCTTCAAGTTCAGGTCAATGTGATGGTGatcttattaaaataaaataaaatagttttgattatttaattttgaggAGCCTTCTCCATTGTGTAATGAATACAGCAAATTACAGCACTCCCCAAAAAGCTTCCATCACTCCTTATCCTTAAAGAAGAGTgcaaataacaataatattttaacttgtGTTTATTTGCATTTCCCCCActcattttctcttattttctgaaaaaaaaaaaaaaaatctttaagttgtttatttcttcaaaaatCTGGCAAAATGTAACGGTTCATTTTCCTcttaaaaaacaatatttagagaggaattattatttcttcaaCTAAAATctagaaattcaaaaataatcGCCAGATTCTGCTTAAATgaatcatattttttgttcttaaaaTTGTTGGATTGTGACATGAGGAAAAGTCCCCCTTCTATATTcctagaaaaaataaaagaagaaaaaggcccCTTTTCTATGTttgaaaaacatttaaaaagtcTAACTAGCCGTTGGCAGCCGACATCCCCACATCTGCACCGCCGACCTACgagctctttctctctcttcttcttcttccaccaTCTCAGCTCTCTCAACCTTCCTTCTTCAAcaaagcctctctctctctctctctctctctctctctctctctctctctctctctcgcccAAAACCCTGCAAAATGTTCACCGAAGGCCTCGACGAAAATGCAATCAAGTGGATCAAACAGGTACCCAAATCCCAAAAGCTCTTAACTTTTCAAAAACCATATACATAATTCATCTTTGCGAATCTAAAAACGCATGTTGAATCTGCGTGTTCATGTGTATTTAAGCTCTTTATGGATTTCAATTGAATACCCTGCTGCAGGGATCAGAGGCTGAGCTACTTgaacaacaacagcaacaacaacaaacacCACAAGCTATTCGATCGCCTCTCTCAGAGAAACTCACTTCGGAACCGTACCCAAAATCGCCTCTGCGCTTCAGCTCCAACAGTGGAAGCCATGTTCTGCCTCCACTCAAGTTCCACGCTGGCCTCCTCGCACCTCAAAGCTTGGTAGCTTCTTGTCTAAGCAGCGACACTGATAATGAATATGATGATAACGAGAGTGTAGCTTCAGTTTCTGATGATGGTTCAGCTGCCAATTACTTCGATGAAGAGACAAAACCGATGGAGCAGTactatgaagaagaagagatgtTTGGTTACAAGAACAAGTCTAGCACAGGGTTGAATAGAGGGTTGTTGAAGGAGGGTCTGAGGATTGAATTGCCTGGAAATTGCAGGAGATTTACGGATGGTGAGGTGGGTTTCAAGAATAGATGTGCCCCGAAGACTTCGACACCATGTGCTGGCAATCAGCTTCTGAAAAGGGCTCAACTTCGTAATTTCAATGTAGGCCTTGATGCTGGTCTTTTTAGTTATAACTCTtgagttattttttttgtagtggGTAAGACCGTAAGTGTTtgtttgtgattttgaatCTTGGTTGGTGATTGTTTAGCAGGGTACTACCCCAAGTGGTGATGAATGTAGTATGCTCAGAGATTCAGCAGACTTGGGAACTCCAAGTGCGCCTCCCATTTTTGAAATTGCAAGGGACGAGAAGGGCTTTGAGGTTGAGAGTCAAGGTCaagaagcttgtcaaaggTTGACAGAGAGCAATGGAGCTGAAAATTGGACTTGCCCATCAAGGGGATCAATGGGTTTTGATGGGAGTGTAGACGCTTTAGCAGATTTGGATACTAGTTCTTTCAAAGCTTCTGAACTTGGTGACAGGTATTGCAAAAAGAGCTGTTTGCTCCttgttttagtattttttttgtgaactGTGACTTTCActtgatttcttttgtttctttcttgtgtttttgatAATTCGCATAATTTAACATTGTCTTCTGCAGAGCCAACAAAAGCATAGATGGAGAGACAGAAACAAGAATCCCTTCTTTGCAAGCCAGCCAATTAGACCATTCAGCTTATTATAATACCAGGTGCATCCAATGTTGAATTTCATATAAAGTCAGATACTTGTTTACTGCTACTTTGGTTTTAGTGGAGTTTTATTGCTTTATCAGTAAGAACTTAACTGTGTTTGCACTTCTACATTGAACAAGGAAAGAGTTGCCTTTCCAAAAATTTGATTATGATTTCaaatgttttatatatattcgtACTGAGTAAAACCCAGTTAGATCCAAAAGATTCTGCACATATATTAGttttttctgaaatttgaaaaaccatcttttttcattctttttatgGCATCTCAATTTATCATTGCAGTGGCCAATATGCCTGGCAAACCTTGATCGCACACGAGGCATGTATACGCTTATGCCTACAAGCATGGGCAAGAGGCTGCACTGAGGCACCCGAATTTCTACGAGATGAGTGCCTGGCTCTTCGGAATGCCTTTGGGTTAGCTACCTTTTCCTAATGCtggatactttattttttgaagtGCCATGGCTAGTTCTCAGGCTTTGAATGGGAATTTCAGATTTAAACTCTGATTATACAGGCTAAACACATTTTTGTTGCAACCCCGGGGTGTACAACCAGTAGAAGCAAAGACGAGTAGGAATGCAGACCAAATTTTTCCTCCGAAGGCAAAGAAGGTGGTTGGAAAGATAAGAGTTGAAGGTGCGATCTTCTAAATGATTTGACTTTATAAGTGAGATACTGACGAATGGGCTTGAAGTTACTTTCAGTTTAAGAAATTAACTGGAATTGAACTTCAAAACGCTCTTTTACCAAATTCAATTAATTGCTTTATATACAACTGTTTATGGAGGCCAAAAAGTATGAAAAGTAATAGATGGTTTCTATGCTAGCATTATTTAATCTTATCTTAGGATGTTAGGTTTATTTTGGACattaaatttcataatttaatgtGGTTTTTAAATGACGGCAGTGAGGAAACTTCGAGTAATACCAAGAAGGAAACTGAAGAGCACATATTCACAGAGAGGTGCAATGTACATACAAGCAGGGGCAGAATATGTCCGACATGTTTCATCACTAGTAAAAACTGGCATAAGTTCTT includes the following:
- the LOC117621407 gene encoding chlorophyll a-b binding protein 8, chloroplastic, with translation MATQALVSSSSLTASKEAARHLLGGKAVQSPFGSRKSASFVVRAASTPPVKQGADRQLWFASKQSLTYLDGSLPGDFGFDPLGLSDPEGTGGFIEPRWLAYGEVINGRYAMLGAVGAIAPEILGKLGLIPSETALPWFQTGVIPPAGTYNYWADPYTLFVFELALMGFAEHRRLQDWYNPGSMGKQYFLGLEKYLGGSGDPAYPGGPLFNPLGFGKDEKSLKDLKLKEVKNGRLAMLAILGYFIQGLVTGVGPFQNLLDHLADPVNNNVLTSLKFH
- the LOC117621431 gene encoding transmembrane 9 superfamily member 12, whose amino-acid sequence is MAISNPRVTYIKWTLLVLALFAHSCNGFYLPGSYMHTYSKAQEIVTKVNSLTSIETELPFSYYSLPYCKPPEGIKKSAENLGELLMGDEIENSAYRFKMNVNKTLYLCTTHPLTEHDVKLLKQRTRDLYQVNMILDNLPAMRYAYQNGVKIQWTGFPVGYTPPNSKDDYIINHLKFRVLIHEYEGSGVQIIGTGEEGPGVISEAEKKKASGFEIVGFEVYPCSIKYDPDTMKKKSMYQSIPDVNCPSELEKSQIIREQERVSFTYQVEFVKSDIRWPSRWDAYLKMEGARVHWFSILNSLMVIFFLAGIVFVIFLRTVRRDLTRYEELDKESQAQMNEELSGWKLVVGDVFREPDSSKLLCVMVGDGVQITGMAVVTIIFAAFGFMSPASRGMLLTGMIILYLFLGIIAGYVAVRMWRTIKGTSEGWRSVSWFVACFFPGIVFLILTVLNFILWGSNSTGALPISLFFVLLSLWFCISVPLTLLGGFLGTRAEAIQYPVRTNQIPREIPARKYPSWLLVLGSGTLPFGTLFIELFFILSSIWLGRFYYVFGFLLIVLLLLVIVCAEVSVVLTYMHLCVEDWRWWWKAFFASGSVSLYVFLYSINYLVFDLQSLSGPVSAILYLGYSLIMATAIMLSTGTIGFLMSFYFVHYLFSSVKID
- the LOC117620601 gene encoding protein PHR1-LIKE 2-like, which gives rise to MFHRGGEGGGGSGVPNHTYNSQLLRAAALQPQEEEEEKERMVGCGFDYFGDDEQDFQGPPTPTVTQSDDSVVVEGEEEEEEEEEEEEEDLSHDLQTPSVLSSNFKPRLRWTPHLHACFVDAINQLGGPHKATPKKLLQKMGVKGITLYHLKSHLQKYRLGKYSVKEWKEVPETFSQDFEGRSVSSTSLCSLLSQKKHSSKLIKKALTQAEVEEKLGLQIEAEKRLKLRQDAQRRYMDYALDNACKKLADQFLGSVAVDSAGVFRKDVAGLGTMVSIISQKDQFLAYDLTKETSMQLSLEDQLGGFEAQREAYHETEGHLISHGNSENSSVEDFQILADDDKIMEQSLDNDPAEAYLVLDTAEMGTSSHRT